One Tolypothrix bouteillei VB521301 DNA window includes the following coding sequences:
- a CDS encoding serine hydrolase domain-containing protein: MKLLQTTTTSVALATAFIIGIVGRVDGATLAGNSSSTLSPSAMVSSAYTNTVSSDLATQLQAILDKTVRETGIPGAVVGIVSPQGTWYGASGVSNRETGKAMQLNNLFHTGSIRKAFIAATVLKVQEQGKLSLDDTLDKWVPEIAKEIPDGNTITIRQLLNGTSGIKPVEEDFEQDIIKDPSILLTKDWQPEDTLTYVYGKPRFTGQKCTSVWCYPTTGVTIAQQIVEKATGSTFSSVFRDRVVEPLGLNHTFLGGVDEIPAQLVRGYTDLNGDGNLTDVTDYDLAFSKALGGVVTTNAQDLMRFTQGLFGGELLKGESLSEMLTFVDTGLTFNPYGEEFRYQFGLGVDNFPSPWGATLGKGGTNVGNEAEMRYFADRGIAAVALINGTNIKGVSISDILYTHVNTLLANSQGNNSQSVPESSATGGLIALGAVGLLFVRQRR, translated from the coding sequence ATGAAACTTCTGCAAACAACGACTACATCAGTCGCTTTGGCAACCGCTTTTATTATTGGGATAGTAGGGAGGGTAGATGGAGCAACACTAGCTGGAAACAGTAGTTCTACGCTATCCCCAAGTGCAATGGTAAGTAGTGCATATACAAACACTGTTTCATCCGACTTAGCCACTCAATTGCAAGCGATACTAGACAAGACTGTACGAGAAACTGGTATCCCTGGCGCAGTTGTAGGAATAGTCAGTCCTCAAGGGACATGGTATGGCGCGAGTGGTGTCTCTAACCGGGAAACTGGAAAGGCAATGCAGCTAAATAACCTTTTCCACACTGGCAGCATTAGAAAGGCATTCATAGCAGCAACTGTACTCAAAGTACAAGAACAGGGCAAGCTCAGCCTAGACGATACTCTTGACAAATGGGTGCCTGAGATTGCAAAAGAAATTCCTGATGGCAACACCATCACGATTCGCCAACTTCTCAATGGGACTTCTGGCATTAAACCTGTGGAAGAAGACTTCGAGCAAGATATCATCAAAGACCCGTCGATACTTTTAACCAAAGATTGGCAACCAGAAGATACGCTAACTTACGTTTATGGCAAACCGCGCTTCACAGGTCAAAAATGCACGTCCGTATGGTGCTACCCGACCACTGGCGTTACCATTGCCCAGCAGATTGTGGAAAAAGCGACGGGTTCAACATTTAGCAGCGTTTTTCGCGACCGGGTTGTTGAACCCTTGGGATTGAACCATACTTTTTTAGGTGGAGTAGACGAAATTCCCGCTCAATTGGTTCGAGGTTACACGGATCTTAACGGGGATGGCAATCTCACTGATGTCACCGATTATGATTTAGCGTTTTCCAAAGCCCTTGGTGGGGTTGTCACCACCAATGCACAGGACCTCATGCGGTTTACTCAAGGATTGTTTGGCGGCGAATTGCTCAAAGGCGAATCCCTCAGTGAGATGCTCACCTTTGTTGATACTGGTCTTACCTTTAATCCTTATGGAGAAGAATTTAGATATCAATTTGGATTGGGTGTAGATAACTTTCCCAGTCCTTGGGGAGCAACGCTAGGTAAAGGTGGCACTAATGTTGGGAATGAAGCTGAGATGAGGTACTTCGCCGATAGGGGTATTGCTGCTGTAGCTTTAATAAACGGAACAAATATCAAAGGAGTGTCTATAAGCGACATCTTATACACTCACGTCAATACTTTGCTTGCGAACTCACAGGGAAACAATTCACAGTCGGTACCAGAGTCTAGTGCTACAGGGGGATTAATAGCGCTAGGTGCTGTGGGACTGTTGTTCGTGCGGCAGCGGCGATGA
- a CDS encoding ribose-phosphate pyrophosphokinase has product MNAHRGSAVLSSTALKVQPTATGVTENNRLRLFSGSANVALSQEVARYLGMDLGPMIRKRFADGEIYIQIQESIRGCDVYLIQPSCHPVNDNLMELLIMIDACRRASARQVTAVIPYYGYARADRKTAGRESITAKLVANLITEAGANRILAMDLHSAQIQGYFDIPLDHVYGSPVLLDYLASKQLPDLVVVSPDVGGVARARAFAKKLNDAPLAIIDKRRQAHNVAEVLNVIGDVKGKTAVLVDDMIDTGGTISEGAKLLRQEGARQVYACATHAVFSPPAVERLSSGLFEEVIITNTIPVPESNRFPQLVMLSVANLLGETIWRIHEDSSVSSMFR; this is encoded by the coding sequence ATGAATGCACATCGAGGATCTGCTGTGCTGAGTTCTACTGCCTTAAAAGTACAGCCGACTGCTACAGGCGTGACTGAAAATAATCGCTTGCGGCTGTTCTCTGGCTCTGCCAATGTAGCACTGTCTCAAGAAGTTGCCCGTTACCTGGGAATGGATTTGGGACCAATGATTCGCAAACGATTTGCGGATGGAGAAATTTATATCCAAATTCAAGAATCCATTCGAGGCTGTGATGTTTATCTCATCCAGCCCAGTTGTCATCCCGTCAATGACAATTTGATGGAACTGTTAATTATGATCGATGCTTGTCGTCGCGCATCCGCCAGACAAGTGACTGCGGTTATTCCCTACTATGGCTATGCCCGTGCTGACAGGAAAACTGCAGGAAGAGAGTCAATTACTGCCAAGCTAGTTGCCAATCTCATAACAGAGGCAGGTGCTAACCGAATTTTAGCAATGGATTTGCACTCCGCTCAGATTCAAGGCTACTTCGATATTCCACTGGATCACGTTTACGGTTCACCAGTACTGCTGGATTATTTAGCAAGCAAGCAACTGCCAGACCTTGTTGTTGTTTCCCCAGACGTTGGTGGTGTAGCACGAGCCAGGGCATTCGCTAAAAAGCTAAATGATGCTCCATTGGCAATTATAGACAAACGCCGTCAGGCTCATAACGTAGCCGAAGTTTTAAACGTGATCGGCGACGTTAAAGGTAAAACAGCAGTTTTAGTGGATGACATGATTGATACTGGTGGGACTATCTCTGAAGGAGCAAAACTCCTGCGTCAGGAAGGAGCTCGTCAAGTTTATGCATGTGCAACTCACGCCGTCTTCTCTCCACCTGCAGTTGAGCGCTTGTCAAGTGGTTTGTTTGAGGAAGTGATTATCACGAACACCATTCCCGTACCAGAGAGCAATCGATTTCCTCAGTTAGTCATGCTGTCAGTAGCTAACCTGCTGGGAGAAACTATCTGGCGCATTCATGAAGATAGTTCTGTCAGTAGTATGTTCCGCTAG
- a CDS encoding serine/threonine-protein kinase — protein sequence MQPPITSGTILQNRYRIIKTLGQGGFGRTYLAEDQRRFNELCAIKELIPVVTGGYAWEKAKELFQREAAILYQIQHPQVPQFRERFEQDQRLFLVQDYVAGKTYSTLLDERKKTGKVFTEQEALQLIQSLLPVLDHIHRQGIIHRDIAPDNIILRDSDRLPVLIDFGVVKELATRLNSPDNTIRATSVGKFGYAPSEQMQTGRAYPSSDLYALAVTALVLLTGKEPQELFDDNQLSWTWERWVKVNPQLAQVLNRMLSRKPSDRYQSAADVMQALRVVGNPSPPTPDLSNVQTVAVVQRPAPSSPAPDKPDPVIPPPPAHNSLLDNPVAIAGMTIIVIVLAGFGSWAFVRSLRDRPEPSPEQTTAPQTFPSPVIPGGTPTPTPTPTPTPTTIPTLTPTLTPTPIQTEAPGVYRRQLSFDASNTANVEGILAAQETAFYAFRAKEGQQLSVTLAKEGGVLLTILGPNRQPIDNSAKDVSFYQGKVPISGRYTIRVIPVPGLDQSDYNLNVTLESSVQPTPTPLPVDPSSTPAPLPTENPPNPVPTENPPNPVPTENPPTPIPPEITPNPVPTENPPTLPER from the coding sequence ATGCAACCACCGATTACATCTGGCACTATCCTGCAAAACCGTTACCGGATAATAAAAACTCTAGGTCAAGGGGGATTCGGTAGAACTTATCTAGCAGAAGACCAAAGACGTTTTAACGAACTTTGTGCAATTAAGGAATTGATTCCGGTCGTAACGGGGGGATATGCATGGGAGAAAGCCAAAGAACTGTTTCAGCGAGAAGCAGCAATCTTGTATCAAATTCAGCACCCTCAAGTACCACAATTTCGGGAGAGATTTGAACAAGACCAGCGCCTGTTCTTAGTGCAAGACTATGTTGCAGGAAAAACGTATAGCACTTTGCTTGATGAACGCAAAAAAACTGGTAAAGTCTTTACAGAGCAAGAAGCGTTGCAACTTATACAATCTTTACTGCCTGTTTTAGATCACATTCACAGACAGGGCATTATTCACAGGGATATTGCTCCAGATAATATTATTTTAAGGGATAGCGATCGCTTACCTGTTTTAATTGATTTTGGAGTCGTCAAAGAACTAGCCACTCGATTAAATTCTCCAGATAACACAATAAGAGCAACGAGCGTAGGTAAATTTGGTTACGCCCCTAGCGAACAAATGCAAACGGGTAGAGCGTACCCTAGCAGCGATCTCTATGCGCTCGCCGTGACAGCACTTGTTTTGCTGACAGGAAAAGAACCTCAAGAACTTTTTGATGATAACCAACTCAGTTGGACTTGGGAACGCTGGGTGAAGGTGAATCCTCAGTTGGCGCAAGTGCTGAATCGGATGTTGAGCCGAAAACCCAGCGATCGCTATCAAAGTGCTGCGGATGTGATGCAAGCGTTGCGAGTTGTTGGCAATCCAAGTCCTCCTACGCCAGACCTATCTAATGTTCAAACAGTAGCCGTTGTCCAACGTCCCGCTCCATCTTCCCCAGCACCAGACAAACCCGATCCCGTTATTCCGCCACCACCTGCTCACAATTCACTTCTAGATAATCCTGTAGCAATAGCAGGAATGACTATTATCGTTATTGTTTTGGCAGGATTTGGTTCTTGGGCATTTGTGCGGTCTCTCCGCGATCGACCCGAACCATCACCAGAGCAAACCACAGCCCCACAAACTTTTCCCTCACCAGTCATTCCTGGGGGAACACCAACACCAACACCAACACCAACACCAACACCAACAACAATACCAACACTAACACCAACACTAACACCAACACCAATCCAAACCGAAGCACCCGGTGTTTACAGGAGACAGTTAAGTTTTGATGCATCCAATACCGCAAACGTGGAGGGGATTCTTGCAGCCCAGGAAACAGCCTTTTATGCTTTTCGGGCTAAAGAAGGTCAACAGTTGAGTGTAACCCTTGCGAAAGAAGGTGGTGTGTTACTGACAATCTTAGGTCCCAATCGCCAACCAATTGATAATTCTGCTAAGGATGTCTCATTTTATCAAGGAAAAGTACCTATTAGTGGTAGATATACTATACGTGTTATCCCTGTTCCAGGGCTTGACCAAAGTGATTACAATTTAAATGTAACATTAGAAAGTTCCGTACAACCAACCCCAACTCCTTTGCCTGTAGATCCATCATCCACTCCAGCACCATTACCCACAGAAAACCCACCCAATCCCGTACCTACAGAAAACCCACCCAATCCCGTACCTACAGAAAATCCACCCACTCCCATACCCCCGGAAATTACACCCAATCCCGTACCTACAGAAAATCCGCCCACTTTACCCGAGCGGTGA
- a CDS encoding M20 family metallopeptidase — translation MISTLPNSTSVDLSRVRLSIRSLQPQLVEWRRYLHQKPELGFQEKLTNEFISQKLQEWGIEHQTGIAQTGIVAIIEGQGTEDKGLVVGNESSQSSSPKVLAIRADMDALPIQELNEVPYRSQHDGVMHACGHDGHTTIALGTAYYLHKNRDSFAGTVKMIFQPAEESPGGAKPMIDAGVLKNPDVDAIIGLHLWNNLPLGTVGVRAGALMAATEIFQCTILGKGGHGAMPHQTVDSVVVAAQIVNALQTIVARNVNPIDSAVVTVGELHAGTRWNVIADTAKMSGTVRYFNPAFEGFFKQRIEQIIAGICQSHGASYDLEYYSHYPPTINDAGMAEFVRSVAEQVIETPAGIVPECQTMGGEDMSFFLREVPGCYFFLGSANPDKGLAYPHHHPRFDFDETALAMGVEIFVRCVEKFFSSP, via the coding sequence ATGATTTCTACACTCCCAAACTCCACCTCTGTTGATTTATCCCGCGTTCGCTTGTCAATTCGTTCCCTGCAACCCCAACTGGTTGAGTGGCGGCGGTATTTACACCAAAAACCAGAACTAGGTTTTCAAGAAAAACTGACGAATGAGTTTATCTCCCAAAAGTTGCAGGAATGGGGTATCGAGCATCAAACTGGTATTGCTCAAACTGGCATTGTTGCGATTATAGAGGGACAAGGAACTGAGGATAAGGGACTGGTTGTTGGGAACGAATCTTCCCAATCCTCAAGCCCTAAAGTTCTGGCTATTCGAGCGGATATGGATGCCTTACCCATTCAAGAACTGAATGAAGTGCCGTACCGTTCCCAGCACGATGGAGTTATGCATGCCTGCGGACATGATGGACATACAACCATTGCCTTGGGTACAGCTTATTATCTCCACAAAAACCGAGACTCTTTTGCTGGTACTGTCAAAATGATATTCCAGCCTGCAGAAGAATCACCCGGAGGTGCAAAGCCGATGATAGACGCAGGGGTTTTGAAAAACCCCGATGTGGATGCGATTATCGGTCTACACTTATGGAATAACTTGCCTTTGGGAACTGTAGGTGTCCGGGCTGGTGCGTTGATGGCAGCAACAGAAATTTTTCAATGTACCATTTTGGGTAAGGGCGGACATGGTGCTATGCCCCATCAAACTGTGGATTCAGTTGTCGTTGCTGCCCAGATTGTCAATGCCTTACAAACTATAGTGGCTCGCAATGTCAATCCTATTGATTCTGCAGTGGTGACTGTGGGTGAGCTTCATGCCGGTACCAGGTGGAATGTGATAGCTGATACGGCAAAAATGAGCGGTACTGTTAGGTATTTTAATCCTGCATTTGAGGGTTTCTTTAAACAACGTATCGAGCAGATTATTGCAGGTATTTGTCAAAGTCATGGGGCAAGTTATGATTTGGAATACTACTCGCACTATCCCCCAACTATTAATGATGCTGGGATGGCAGAATTTGTGCGATCGGTTGCGGAACAAGTCATAGAAACTCCTGCAGGTATCGTTCCAGAATGCCAAACCATGGGCGGAGAAGATATGTCTTTCTTCTTGAGGGAGGTTCCTGGGTGCTATTTCTTCTTGGGTTCTGCAAATCCTGATAAGGGTTTGGCATATCCCCATCACCATCCTCGGTTTGATTTTGATGAAACTGCATTAGCAATGGGAGTGGAAATTTTTGTCCGTTGTGTGGAAAAATTCTTTAGTTCGCCATAA
- the bioD gene encoding dethiobiotin synthase, whose amino-acid sequence MTNQPLKALLIAGTDTNAGKTIVTTALAAYWQKYCSHRSLGIMKLMQSGEGDREWYEKIFSLEQSLEVITPLYFKAPLAPPIAAVKENRTVDLATVWQAFTALQQRREFLLVEGVGGLGTPVTDELTVADIAGDWRLPTVLVVPVRLGAIAQAVANVALAKLSHINLKGIILNCIQPQTETEITDLTPVELIQALTNIPVLGCLPYVENLADLDKLAQLASDLDLERMMNYEV is encoded by the coding sequence ATGACTAATCAGCCGTTAAAAGCACTACTGATTGCAGGAACTGACACAAACGCCGGTAAAACTATTGTGACAACAGCTTTAGCAGCTTACTGGCAAAAATATTGCTCGCACCGCAGTTTGGGAATTATGAAACTGATGCAGTCGGGAGAGGGAGATCGCGAGTGGTATGAAAAAATATTTTCTTTGGAGCAATCTCTTGAAGTGATTACACCTTTGTACTTTAAAGCACCTCTTGCTCCTCCCATTGCTGCAGTTAAAGAAAATCGAACAGTAGATTTAGCAACTGTATGGCAAGCTTTTACAGCTTTGCAACAGCGTCGTGAGTTCCTTTTGGTTGAGGGTGTTGGAGGATTGGGTACACCCGTTACTGATGAACTGACGGTAGCGGATATAGCAGGTGACTGGCGACTACCTACAGTATTGGTAGTACCAGTGAGATTGGGTGCGATCGCGCAAGCTGTTGCAAACGTGGCATTGGCAAAACTTTCACACATCAATCTTAAAGGAATTATTCTCAACTGCATTCAACCCCAAACAGAAACAGAAATTACTGACCTAACGCCTGTAGAATTGATTCAAGCGCTGACAAACATACCTGTTTTAGGTTGTTTGCCATATGTAGAGAACTTAGCGGATCTGGACAAGCTTGCACAGCTAGCATCAGATTTAGATTTAGAAAGAATGATGAATTATGAAGTATGA
- a CDS encoding CocE/NonD family hydrolase produces the protein MNDRSPWRKRWSFAAIFTLALVLTIAFSFSTYTYQQTLAQNPTSYPRNQALYVTASDGTKIALDVWLPQDLSVGSTIPTLIRSTPYYRAMELVDKSKQNDPNATEIDPYYLNPGYTDYFNNAGYAVVLVDVRGTGASFGKFVPNPSTSKNEIQDYNAVVNWIVAQPWSNQKVGAFGTSAEGSTAEFLTVTNNPAVKAIAPRSMDFDFYAQQYFPGGVLVEKKAKEVADAGKPRIGVCSLPENEQEPTCQEFFKLGFKGPKPVDEDKDKQLLRSALQERANSIDFFQAFQKITYRDDKIDGLDGTVEDFSIYKFKEDIERSDVAIYHGASWFDGGTAEGVLNHFMAYKNPQKAILGPWTHGAYGNANPFVPSDTPVNPSREEQLADMVNFFDAYLKDDNNKPKLKREIKYYTMGEEKWKTTTVWPPRGVTRQRLFFAENNGLTNKPPASKSGEDKYTVSFEATTGPDSRWNQSFEKMVFPNRTEEDKKLLTYTSEPLKNDVEITGHPVVTLYATSTASDGAFFVYLEDVDENGNVTYITEGQLRPIHRKVSTEHPPYAVFGPYHSFKRQDSLPFEAGQLTELQFHLLPTSVLFKQGHQIRVAIAGHDKDLFARYPAVGTPEISLQRNAVSASYIDLPVMRGRRS, from the coding sequence ATGAACGATCGCTCTCCATGGCGCAAACGCTGGTCTTTTGCTGCCATCTTTACCCTGGCTTTAGTACTGACAATTGCATTTTCTTTCAGTACTTACACTTACCAGCAGACTTTAGCACAAAACCCAACCAGTTACCCCAGGAACCAGGCACTGTATGTCACCGCCTCTGACGGAACAAAAATCGCGCTTGATGTATGGCTGCCACAAGATTTATCTGTCGGCTCCACAATTCCCACCCTCATACGAAGCACGCCTTACTACCGTGCGATGGAATTAGTGGATAAAAGTAAACAAAACGACCCAAACGCCACTGAAATAGACCCGTATTATCTTAACCCAGGATATACAGACTACTTCAACAATGCTGGTTACGCAGTCGTGCTAGTTGATGTCCGGGGGACGGGTGCCTCCTTTGGTAAGTTTGTCCCCAATCCATCCACATCGAAGAATGAAATTCAAGATTACAACGCAGTTGTTAACTGGATAGTAGCACAACCTTGGTCAAATCAAAAAGTTGGTGCTTTTGGTACCTCAGCTGAGGGTAGCACTGCTGAATTTTTGACGGTCACTAACAACCCAGCTGTGAAAGCGATCGCTCCCCGGTCGATGGACTTCGATTTCTATGCCCAGCAATACTTTCCTGGAGGCGTTTTGGTGGAAAAAAAAGCAAAGGAAGTCGCTGATGCAGGCAAACCTAGAATCGGTGTTTGCAGTTTGCCAGAAAACGAGCAAGAACCAACTTGCCAAGAATTTTTCAAGCTAGGCTTCAAGGGACCAAAACCTGTAGACGAAGACAAAGACAAACAATTGCTCAGATCTGCACTGCAAGAACGAGCTAATAGTATTGACTTTTTCCAAGCATTTCAAAAAATCACCTATCGTGATGACAAAATTGACGGATTAGACGGAACTGTAGAAGACTTCAGCATCTACAAATTTAAGGAAGACATTGAACGCTCTGACGTAGCAATTTATCATGGGGCCAGTTGGTTCGATGGGGGAACAGCAGAAGGTGTGTTAAACCATTTCATGGCGTACAAAAATCCCCAAAAAGCAATTCTTGGTCCCTGGACTCACGGAGCCTATGGTAACGCCAATCCTTTCGTCCCCTCCGATACGCCTGTCAACCCATCACGTGAAGAACAACTTGCGGATATGGTTAACTTCTTCGACGCCTATCTTAAGGACGATAACAATAAACCGAAGTTGAAACGAGAAATTAAGTACTACACAATGGGCGAGGAAAAATGGAAAACTACGACCGTTTGGCCTCCCAGAGGTGTCACTCGCCAACGCTTGTTCTTTGCAGAAAACAACGGTTTAACCAACAAACCGCCAGCAAGTAAGAGTGGCGAAGATAAGTATACCGTCAGCTTTGAAGCAACCACTGGTCCGGATAGCCGCTGGAACCAGAGTTTTGAGAAAATGGTTTTTCCCAACCGTACAGAAGAAGACAAAAAACTGCTGACTTACACCAGCGAACCACTCAAAAATGATGTGGAAATCACCGGTCATCCAGTCGTAACCCTTTACGCGACTTCTACTGCTAGCGATGGAGCTTTCTTCGTTTACCTGGAAGACGTAGACGAAAACGGCAATGTTACGTATATTACAGAAGGGCAATTGCGACCCATCCACCGCAAGGTGTCCACAGAACATCCTCCCTATGCCGTCTTTGGTCCTTACCATTCTTTCAAACGTCAAGATAGCTTGCCTTTTGAAGCAGGACAGTTAACTGAACTTCAGTTTCATCTCTTACCAACCTCGGTGCTATTCAAACAAGGACATCAAATTCGGGTGGCGATCGCCGGACACGATAAAGACTTATTCGCCCGCTATCCCGCAGTTGGGACCCCAGAAATCAGCTTACAACGAAATGCTGTCAGTGCTTCCTACATTGATTTACCAGTGATGCGAGGTAGACGAAGCTAG